The genomic DNA CATATTTAAAAGGCACAATGCAAAGTACACTCTTTCTCATAAAAACAAACAGTCAGCCCTATCCCTAATCCCATAGGGTAGGGCCCCTTAAAACCGGAGCTtgggggaagttacttttttcctGACGACAACAATCAGCATTCCCTCAATATCTGTACTGACCAGGGACTTAtcttttccaagccctgcttaAAACCCAATAGCAGTCTCAGCTATTGCTTTCCTTTTCATACAAAAGTATCAGGTGCAGTAACAATCCCCTCTAGAAGTTCATTCTTATGGACAGGACGGACAAAAGAAACAGCTCTGGAGAACTGGCATCCCATGAAGAGGGAGAAGCATCCTTTCTCTTCTGTGTGAGCAGGGAGGCCTCCAAAcaggctgcctttctccccatcaCTGTTATGTCAACACCAGAGGATCCTCAAAGCCCTTGTTACGACATTTTCGACCTCTCCCATTCGCAGTTCACATCCAGCCTGCTTGTAATGCTGAGGGATGCATCAAGAGGCTCAGGCACAACTGCAGAAGGTCCATTTTAtgcttgctttcctttctttttttatgcTGAACAGCTCCTTCCCAAAAGGGGCCTTTTGGGCTTCTTCCCAAAAGGGCCCACGAGCAGAGTCCTTTCCCCATCTCAGATGAGTCGCTCTTCTGGGGGCAGCTTGAGATTGCTGTTTGCCTCCACACGGGGACCTGCCTGCTCCTCACTGCTGGGCCGGTAGGTGCCTTCCGTCTGACGCTTCTCACGGACTTTGAGTCCTATGAAAACCAGAAGGCCAATCAGCAGGAGGCCTCCAAAGACACAGGGCACGGCTATGGCTGCCGCCAATTCAGAACTCTAccatgggaaaataaaaaggaggggtGAGAGGTTATTTATGagtgggaaattctgggaattacaatccaacccccccccccaacttccccAAGTTGTAGCTACTGCCACCCAAAACATCACTTGACCACAGTGGAAGGAAACCAaacccatctctctctttctccccccttcAAGGGACACATCTCACAATATGCATCTTCTTTGCTATAATTCTGTCCCTATTTGCTGCAATAATTTTGTAGCGCACTAATAGGATTGCCTTGAGCATGCCAGTATCTACCCAACTTGCCACAAGGGTTTCGATATGCCACTTCCTAGGAATGAGAAAAGTTACTTGGTTGGACTATATTCTCCCTTATCCCCAAATTCCTCCTACCACTGCCCTTTCCCATTCCACCCAGAAGGAAGCAGGGAGGGTCATCCAGGTGGTAGAAGGATAGCCAAATAATGGTAAACATAGCAGCCGCTGACATCACCCTTGGGAGAATTAGTACTCTGGGCATTATTAGAGGCTTTTCACTACCCACCTCATACCCAAGAGGAGCCTCAAAAAAAAGCATACATACCGAAAGGCTGTAAGAATGTGTGGAGGACGTTGTCGGGGCTCCCACTGTAGTGTTGTTTGAGTTGTCTTGTgttggagacacacacacaaaaaggacagAGTTAGAAATACAGTAAGAAGGGACAAATTTTGGCTACTTTAAATCTGTAAGATAAACCTGAGGTAACCTAGTCCatggagagtcagtgtggtgtagtggtttgagcactggattatgattctggagatcaggattccatttcctcctctgccatggaaactcactggatgacccacacactctcagccttaatAAAACCATTATAGAGTCGCCTTAGGGAAGGCCTGCATAACAAACGGCCCGGGAGCCGCAtgcagcccaccaaaggatttcaggtggccCACGAGGATGTGGAACTCCAGTCCccggctttctcctgagaagaggACAGGCAGAGGAGTGGGAGAATAggcaaatgcttgccctgcaaggcttCTCCACTACCccactttctcctgaggagagggccagttggtggaggagaaggaggctgggcgAATATTCGCCCTGCAAGGCTCTTCCACTTTCTCCCAAGAAGGACagatggaagaggaggatgggcaaacactTGACCTGCCAGTCTCCTCTGCCAccctgctttctcctgaggaaaaggacgggcagtggaggaggatgaggatgggcaAACACTGCCCTGCAAGACTCCTCCACCAGattttctcctgagaaggccgGGCAGTGGAGGAAGAAGTTTCCTCCATCTGGCCTTCTACCAAGGAGAAGTCCGGGCAGAGGAGGACAGACAAAGCTCCTCCGCTGCTTGGATTTCTCCTGAGGAAAAGGCccgggaaaggaggaagaggatggaattaatattattattattaattaataaatatttaattaaagccTATCTGTGGCCCTAAGAGGTTTAGCCTATTTAATTTTGGTTCCTACCATCGACCAAGTTGTGCAAACctgccttagggacaccataggaaggaaactatttgaaggcacagaacaacaaaccaAATCCATCCTTCTGCTCAGTGCTGCAATACAGTGCAGATCATAATTacagcatccctgagagatggccacaTACCTGTCtgcttaaataaaatatttcGGCAAAGGAGAACATACTGCCAAGTGAGGCAATCTGTTCTACTCTTGAACAACTCTTTTCATTAAGAAGTCCCTCCTCCCATTTAGGCAAAATTTTCTTCCCTGAAATTTCTAGCCACTAGTTCTATGCCTACCCTTGGCAACAATAGAGAACGGGTTTGCAGCATCTTCTACATAAAAGAAGGCTGCTGTCATATCCCTGCTTAACCTTCATTAAGGTCAACAAACTGTTCTTTCAGCCCTTCCTCACAGAACTAGGTTTCCATACTCTTAATTATCCTTGACCTCCTCCTCTCAACATATTCCAGTCCTTCTCCATCTTAAAATGTGGCACCCCAAGCTGGATAAagtagaatcaaagagttggaagggaccacaaaggccatccagtccaaccccctgccatgcaggaaatgtaaatcaaagcatccccgacagatggccatccagcttctttttaaagacctctaagttGCTGTGGCATTAATACAGAATGATTTCTTTCCATTATGTTTCTGTTAATGAAGCCCAGAGCTCAGAAAGTTGCTAATTCATTACAGTTCAAACATACCCACCCAAATTAGTTCATTACCATTCATGTTGCAATTTTTAACAGTAATTCTTTGTTTTTACACTAAtcaaaaataactaaaattgTCATCTTTTAATTCATTTGAAAAGTGCATCCATCTGAATGATACAAGCTGCTGGCCAATGTTACAAAGCATACTTTGCTCCTGTTTAATCTTTCACCTCTGAGAGCTTTGCCCATAACCTCAGCCCTCATTACTCCATCAAATCAGATTCTTGCATTCTGATAATTTAGATGGGTGAATGAAGATGCTGGGATATTTTGGTGTGTTTCTTTACTTCTTCATTCTAGAGTAGGGACAGGGAATGAATGATCCTCCAAGtattgttggaccacaactccaatcatccctcaccactggctagccTGCCTAATGGCTCCATGCTGCATTTATGTACATGACACATTTTTGTAAACAGGTGCTTGTCATAACCAATATTTAGGTGGGTACAAACACACCAAAATAGGTTGAGGGTGAAGCAGCCCGACTCCTTCCTCTGCACTATCcaggaaggtggtggtggtggatagTGGTTTGGGCACCTGAAGTCTGTATTTCCTGATTTTATCTTCCTCCAGAAGCATTCATTGCCTTAGTTGTGGGACTAAACTGCATTACTTTCAACCCCTCCTAGGAGAGGTGTGGTTCACTTTTAGGCAGTTTCTGCTCTCAGGCATTCCATTTCCGTTTCAGGCTGGGCACTATTTCAGCAGTTGTGAGAAGGTAACACAAGGTGGAGGAGCAACCTGGTTTCCTCCGCCTTCCCTTTACGCTTCAGAAAACCCACACCCGCTGCAGCAAGGACACCACCAGTGAGTCAGCCAGAGCCCACTCCTTGAAAAGAAGAAGCCTGATCCACGCCCAGAAAGTGTTTTGCTCTCAGGCAAGGCCTACTTGGCCAGAGGGGTGGGAGCACTTCAAGGAAAGCCACAAGGGCTCTTAAGCATTCCTAGGTGGAGGAACTCAGTTCTGCTTTCACAGTGATCTTGTCCTGAAACTACACCTGGGATCAACAGAAGTCTTGAGCCTCACAGCCCTTTTCAAACAGCCATCTTCCACTCTATTTAGTAGAGCTCTGATTTGCAAGAGATCAAAAgggatttctttctttaaattgtttaatagcAAGACTAAAACTATTTCCACTCTGCCCTAAATTATACTATGGGAATTAAGTAATGGGagattggtttttgtttttctttaaatggaAGGGCTGTGGAAGTAGTTCTATTACTACTTGTTGTTCTATCTTTTGGTGGATGTCAAGATTCTGTTGGGAGGAGTGGGTGTTAAATTTGATCCTAGAAACATCAAGTTTGCCTACAGTTACTGTGAGTGACATGACCTGATATTTAGcacagtatacagtataaaataGACAATAGGAAACAATGTTTTATATCAGACAATATTTGAAGATTGGCATGCACCAGTATTCAGCAACTGACAATATGAGAGATCCTATGGATGCCTGCCAAAACAAAGCTAACTTCTGTTGTGGCAGACATATAACCTGTCACAGAGTCCAGAAGCATCTGGAATTTGCTCTTTGGGGTTGGGGTTTTGTTACTTTGAGACCTATGCTGTTGCAGAGGAGCAGTTTTGTTGATTAGTTGTTCCACTGATCTAGAGGAAGATGACTTAGAGAAGTCATTGTTCTTGTTGGCAAGACAGCATGGCAAGACAGCATGCAACCCAGAAGAAGTGCCAGAAGCCCCAGTTCCTCCTGAAATAAGCATCACGTTATAATTACCTTTCTACTTATATCCTGTATTTCCTCCAAAGGTAACTTGCTAGCCTTTTCTCCCCCTGTCCCTATTTACTCCTCacaaacaaccacatgtgaaattCAGATTGAGGCCACCTAGTgtttttcatggctcagtgaggtCTAGAAACTAgattccagtccaacactctaaccactacagaACACTGTTTCAACACTACATTTTAAATAGACATTATATATGGGAGTGAATACCCACCTTGAGCCAATGCAATCTGTAAGAAGGACTGGAGAGACACTGTCAGAAGGAAGGCAAGCTGTCCTGAGTGTGCCATTGCCTGCCTCCCCAGCCAGGAGGGGGGCAAGGAGAAGCAGAGATCTTCCCTGCCAACCAGAGTAAGGTGGTCAGGCTATAATACTCTCCCTTTGCACTGCAGCAGCCTCCAAATGTTTCAGCCTGGTCCTCAGGGGGTGAAATCCTGCAATAATATAGTGGAGACAGTAAATGTCTGGTTACCAACTAGAGaaagtgcatgtgtatgtatgtataaaagaGAGATATGATTTACTTATTTGctttatatctctcctttctcccagaatagACTCCAGGCAGCtcacagcaaaattaaaacacaaaaacgCAAGGACAAtcacccctccgttttcacaAACTTGAAGTCCGTGTCTCTCGCCCATTCATGGGCAGCAGAGTGGGATGGCCTTATTCCTCAGcctacttcagctgctgcaaactgagttcaaagtgcaaaagaaatttgcactccattaactgagcagctggaggagaggagagggcagaatcttgtccttcccaatagactcagggaaaagcaaactgctgcagcttatGCATTTTCCATCATTAATAATtcttgccatcttgagcacactctgatggTGCTTGGCTATACATATCATGGTTTTCAagtgtgaaatattggaggttaTGCTTTCCTCACTAGCTAGAtttgccccccacacacacacacacacaaaaggaccCTGACAGAATAAAGATGTGTTTGCCTGCTGGTAGAGGGACAACAGGTATGGAATCAGTCTACCCTCCTTTGGAAGGGAGTTGTCCAGTCTAGCAGCAATGAGACTTCAATATAAGtggaaacctttgctttctgcagaatatcagcatgcaaagggatcttgcagcacctttgacagtaactgtgcaaaagaagttgaagcatgagatttggcattttttaaaaaaagaaagacacacCATCACCAAGTACCCCAGAATGAGGGGGAAGCATCACCCTACCTCCTGTTGCTGAAGCAGGAACTGGTTGGCTTGCACTTGGCCCCAGATATGCAGGTTCAAATTTCAGCCCACCTAGACTCATGCGGTGCCCTTGGACAAGTCGCTTTGTCTCTCGAGTCTGCAGCCTGTAAGAATGGAATGACAACAACTGTGTTCTACTGGTTTTTAATTCTAGTGATAATAGTGAGTATCTTCTTAAGCAGTAATATAGATAAGTGTAGTCCCCACACCCAATCCTGCATTTTTGGTCTGTCCTGCAGTTCATCAGTTCTTCGTTAAGGGCAGAAGAATTAAGTCAATTCTCACAGAAATTTGAATTACATACTATTCCCTGctaaattgttttttgttttgtttttttactggcCATAACAAAACACTGAGTCCAAAAGGGTGAGGAAATAAGTTCCTACTGTGGACAGAGTGGCCTAACTGGCATGCTTTGGTTTTGTTAAAATGACACTGAGACAAAGTATGTGAGATATAAGCATCATCTCTCAATGAATTAGTTATTTCACCTCATACTGAAGTGGGAAACATAGATCAGAGGATAGACATCCCCAATATAGCCTTTCTTTTCAAGATTTTTTTGTGCAATTTCCATGTGAGTGCAGAGACGGTATTAGCCACCACTGAAAGGAAAAGTTCATTTGAAGTGGGAATAGTGCTGCAGTTGCCTCCACCTTTCTGGCCATAGGTACTGTGCCACCGCCTCTTCAATTCCCTGTGTTATTTAAAGGGGTCCATGTCCTACTGGCTCtttatagaccaggggtagggaacctgcggcctgcgggccggatgcggcccggcgaggccttgggaccggccccagcccggtcctgctgccgattacCACCGGGGCCgttggcctctcacgcgcaggggcaaggggggcaattgtctatagatgcctcagaaacatgcatttatattaacatttttttaaaaatcagcaacttTTTTTTGCATGTactctacttttttaaaaaaagtgtccatcATTTGacaatgttgtcctacatttgtcccggtttatttatttatttatttaaattttttttttaaatgatttatttatttatttatttattttgcttcggcccccccagttgtctgagggatagcaacccggcccccagttcaaaaaggttgcctacccctgttatagacAGATCTGCAGCAGGCGTTGAATATACTAGGTATGCCactagaggaagaggaggagaaagaggcggcTG from Sceloporus undulatus isolate JIND9_A2432 ecotype Alabama chromosome 2, SceUnd_v1.1, whole genome shotgun sequence includes the following:
- the CRB3 gene encoding protein crumbs homolog 3; its protein translation is MAHSGQLAFLLTVSLQSFLQIALAQDNSNNTTVGAPTTSSTHSYSLSSSELAAAIAVPCVFGGLLLIGLLVFIGLKVREKRQTEGTYRPSSEEQAGPRVEANSNLKLPPEERLI